A DNA window from Arachis duranensis cultivar V14167 chromosome 3, aradu.V14167.gnm2.J7QH, whole genome shotgun sequence contains the following coding sequences:
- the LOC107480102 gene encoding serine carboxypeptidase-like 45, whose product MNRFPTWRRIIMAVLFLQLSFSMEIFCLSSSHADRISHLPGQPHVGFQQFSGYITVDEKKHKALFYYFVESEADPASKPLVLWLNGGPGCSSLGVGAFSENGPFRPDGEALVQNEYSWNKVANMLYLETPAGVGFSYAKGSSSYIRVNDETTARDNLVFLQRWFDKFPQFKHRDLFVTGESYAGHYVPQLAKLMTEINKKEKIFNLKGIALGNPLVEYATDFNSRAEFFWSHGLISDSTYEMFTTDCNYSRYVSEYYRDSVSPICSKVMSQVSKETSKFVDKYDVTLDVCISSVLSQSKVICPQTQKENESIDVCVDDKVTNYLNRRDVQQVLHAKLIGVRKWDVCSNILDYDMLNLEVPTLPVVGALLKAGVRVLIYSGDQDSVIPLTGSRTLVQKLSKQFGLNTTVPYRVWFEGQQVGGWTQVYGNILSFATIRGASHEAPFSQPERSLVLFKSFLEDKPLPEIF is encoded by the exons ATGAACCGATTTCCAACATGGAGAAGAATAATAATGGCTGTGTTGTTCCTACAACTCAGTTTTTCCATGGAGATCTTCTGCCTCTCTTCTTCTCATGCAGATAGAATTTCTCATCTTCCTGGACAACCCCATGTAGGCTTTCAACAGTTCTCAGGATATATTACAGTGGATGAGAAGAAACACAAGGCTCTGTTTTACTATTTTGTTGAATCAGAAGCTGATCCAGCCTCAAAGCCTCTTGTGCTGTGGCTCAATGGAG GACCTGGTTGTTCTTCCCTTGGAGTAGGTGCATTCTCAGAAAATGGACCTTTCAGGCCAGATGGGGAAGCTCTTGTTCAAAATGAGTATAGTTGGAACAAAG TGGCAAACATGTTGTATTTGGAGACACCAGCTGGAGTGGGGTTCTCTTATGCTAAAGGTAGCTCCTCTTATATCAGAGTGAATGATGAAACAACAG CCAGGGACAATCTTGTATTCTTGCAACGCTGGTTCGACAAATTCCCTCAATTCAAGCACAGAGACTTGTTTGTAACAGGTGAAAGTTATGCAG GCCATTATGTTCCACAACTAGCAAAGCTCATGACTGAGAtcaacaaaaaggaaaagatattcaATCTGAAAGGCATAGCT TTGGGTAATCCACTTGTAGAATATGCCACTGACTTCAATTCAAGGGCCGAGTTTTTTTGGTCTCACGGATTAATATCAGATTCAACTTATGAAATGTTCACCACAGATTGTAACTATTCTCGGTATGTCAGTGAATACTATAGAGATTCAGTTTCCCCCATTTGTTCAAAGGTTATGAGCCAAGTAAGCAAAGAAACAAGCAAATTTGTGGACAAATATGATGTCACCCTTGATGTTTGCATCTCCTCAGTGCTTTCACAGTCCAAAGTTATTTGCCCGCAAACCCAA aaagaaaatgagaGCATCGATGTGTGCGTAGATGACAAAGTTACAAATTATTTGAACAGAAGAGATGTGCAGCAGGTGCTCCATGCCAAGCTCATTGGAGTTCGCAAGTGGGATGTCTGCAGCAA CATCCTTGACTATGATATGCTCAACCTGGAAGTTCCTACACTCCCTGTTGTTGGAGCACTCCTAAAAGCTGGAGTTAGGGTCTTAATTTACAG CGGTGATCAAGATTCAGTGATTCCACTGACCGGAAGTCGCACCTTGGTTCAAAAGCTGTCAAAACAATTCGGACTGAATACAACAGTCCCTTACAGAGTATGGTTTGAAGGTCAACAG GTTGGTGGATGGACTCAAGTTTATGGCAACATTCTCTCATTTGCAACCATCAGAGGGGCCTCCCATGAAGCTCCTTTCTCACAGCCTGAAAGATCACTTGTTTTATTTAAGTCATTCTTGGAAGACAAGCCTCTACCTGAAATTTTCTGA